One genomic segment of Gossypium arboreum isolate Shixiya-1 chromosome 3, ASM2569848v2, whole genome shotgun sequence includes these proteins:
- the LOC108461882 gene encoding pentatricopeptide repeat-containing protein At3g04130, mitochondrial, translated as MMYPLQNCLRSIWFLVKPSILCSLFHASHESSSLALPVESSHYTGSGSGAIGRCDVDVLVSKVHAGTSEDEVFQCLVNDGECNSIQLSHDLIDKLLHRFRDDWKSALGAFKWAASRPDYKHSHQAYDTMVDILGKMKQMDRMKDFLEEMRQGHLVTLNTITKVMRRFAGAGKWENAVRVFDELETFGLKKNTESMNLLLDTLCKERNVEEAREIFLLLKSHIAPDAYTFNIFIHGWCKINRVEEAQWTIQEMRGHGCHPSVISYSTIIQFYCCRYNFQKVYELLDEMVVQGCPPNVVTFTTVMCSLSKAERFEEVLQIASRMKATGCRPDTLFYNCLIHALGRAGQVEDAIKVFEVEMPKTGVSPNTSTYNCMIAMLCHHAQQQKALSLLQDMGNLKICKPEVQTYYPLLKSCFKTGKIDNLLSKLLNDMVNKHHLSLDSSAYSLLIHGLCRASRSEWAYNLFEEMIRKDITPNYRTCRLLLDEVKAKNMYDAAEKIEGSMKKL; from the coding sequence ATGATGTACCCTTTACAGAACTGCCTTAGAAGTATTTGGTTCCTTGTCAAACCATCAATATTATGTTCCCTTTTCCATGCTTCCCATGAAAGTTCCAGTCTTGCTCTGCCAGTGGAATCTTCTCACTACACTGGATCAGGTTCCGGAGCCATAGGACGTTGTGACGTTGACGTTCTCGTAAGTAAAGTTCATGCTGGGACCAGTGAGGATGAAGTCTTTCAGTGTCTCGTGAATGATGGAGAATGTAACTCCATACAGCTTTCCCATGATCTTATTGATAAGTTGCTGCACCGGTTCAGGGATGACTGGAAATCTGCATTGGGTGCTTTTAAATGGGCAGCATCTCGCCCAGACTATAAGCACTCTCATCAGGCATATGATACGATGGTTGATATCCTCGGTAAAATGAAACAAATGGATCGAATGAAGGACTTCTTGGAGGAAATGCGTCAAGGTCACCTTGTTACGCTTAACACGATAACCAAGGTTATGAGAAGGTTTGCTGGTGCAGGGAAATGGGAAAATGCtgtgagggtatttgatgaattggaaACTTTCGGATTGAAGAAGAATACAGAGTCAATGAACTTGCTTCTTGACACCCTTTGCAAAGAGAGAAATGTGGAAGAGGCCCGTGAAATTTTCTTGCTGCTTAAGTCACACATCGCACCTGATGCTTACACATTTAATATTTTCATTCATGGTTGGTGCAAAATCAATCGAGTTGAAGAGGCACAATGGACAATTCAAGAGATGAGAGGACATGGTTGTCACCCTTCTGTCATTAGCTACTCAACTATCATCCAGTTCTATTGCTGCCGATACAACTTTCAAAAAGTTTATGAACTCCTTGATGAAATGGTTGTCCAAGGTTGTCCTCCCAATGTTGTTACTTTTACCACTGTCATGTGCTCACTATCAAAGGCAGAGAGGTTTGAGGAAGTTTTGCAAATTGCTTCAAGAATGAAAGCTACAGGCTGTAGACCTGATACGCTTTTTTACAACTGCTTGATCCATGCGCTGGGGCGAGCAGGCCAAGTTGAAGATGCTATTAAGGTTTTTGAGGTAGAGATGCCGAAGACAGGTGTTTCCCCCAATACATCGACGTATAATTGCATGATTGCCATGCTTTGTCATCATGCTCAACAACAGAAGGCCCTATCTCTTCTTCAGGACATGGGGAATTTGAAAATTTGCAAGCCTGAAGTTCAGACATATTACCCCTTGCTGAAGTCATGCTTTAAAACTGGGAAGATAGATAACCTGTTGAGCAAACTATTGAATGATATGGTTAATAAGCATCATCTAAGTCTTGATAGTTCTGCCTACTCGCTATTGATTCATGGACTTTGTAGAGCAAGTAGAAGTGAGTGGGCTTACAACTTGTTTGAAGAGATGATTAGAAAAGATATAACACCAAACTATCGGACATGTCGTTTACTTTTAGATGAGGTCAAAGCAAAGAATATGTACGATGCAGCTGAGAAAATTGAAGGTTCCATGAAGAAATTATGA